One segment of Nitrosopumilus sp. DNA contains the following:
- a CDS encoding DNA topoisomerase IV subunit A — protein MKTNKIKERSKKADEKQKSILEMLKSHGAKIYDDLDHGQFPKFSIPSRSVSNIVYDKKLRQYILGNNAALRSSRNSSQLRSFTQLMWLAFFANRLTQEKKSSTLRDVYYSSQAFAIEFEDQSESDNIIVDLEAVTSKPREDFHIFPEERSSIFGDLNIEYTIPGYEGKTMNLSNHPDGYSIGPSLTTAELVDTSAEIVIAIEKGGLFTRFVEEQIDKKFKSIIINTGGQAPRSTRTLLKRLHDEMGLPVIVLTDGDVYGEHIAMVIKSGSANAAHLRELTVPDAKWVGVWATDIEKYKLPTIPMTESDIKRCYDLQKDPRYEDGIWKKELDVFLRLKRKAELEAFSKYGLTNITEKYLPQKLELAKSL, from the coding sequence TTGAAAACGAATAAAATCAAAGAACGAAGTAAGAAGGCAGACGAAAAACAAAAAAGTATTCTTGAGATGCTTAAAAGTCATGGCGCAAAAATTTATGATGATTTAGATCATGGCCAATTTCCCAAATTTTCAATTCCAAGCAGATCCGTAAGTAACATTGTTTATGATAAAAAACTTAGACAATACATTTTGGGAAATAATGCTGCTTTACGTAGCTCAAGAAACTCGTCACAACTACGTTCCTTTACTCAATTAATGTGGTTGGCATTTTTTGCAAATCGATTAACACAAGAAAAAAAATCCTCCACTTTAAGAGATGTCTATTATTCATCTCAGGCATTTGCTATTGAATTTGAGGACCAATCTGAATCTGATAATATTATTGTGGATTTAGAGGCTGTAACTTCAAAACCCAGAGAAGATTTTCATATTTTTCCTGAAGAGAGAAGCTCTATTTTTGGTGATTTGAATATTGAATATACTATTCCAGGTTATGAAGGTAAAACAATGAATCTTTCAAATCACCCTGATGGTTATTCCATTGGTCCAAGTTTGACTACTGCTGAATTAGTTGATACTAGTGCTGAAATTGTAATTGCAATTGAAAAAGGTGGATTATTTACTCGATTTGTAGAAGAACAAATTGATAAAAAATTCAAATCTATAATTATCAATACTGGTGGTCAAGCTCCTCGTTCAACTAGAACATTATTGAAAAGATTACATGATGAGATGGGATTGCCTGTAATTGTTTTAACTGATGGGGATGTGTATGGAGAACATATTGCCATGGTAATAAAATCTGGTTCTGCAAATGCTGCACATTTAAGAGAGCTAACTGTTCCAGATGCAAAATGGGTAGGTGTTTGGGCTACTGATATTGAAAAATACAAACTCCCAACAATTCCAATGACTGAATCGGACATTAAGAGATGTTATGATCTTCAAAAAGATCCAAGATATGAAGATGGAATTTGGAAAAAAGAGCTAGATGTGTTTTTGAGATTAAAAAGAAAAGCTGAACTGGAAGCCTTTTCAAAGTATGGTTTGACAAATATCACAGAGAAATATTTACCACAAAAATTGGAACTAGCAAAAAGTCTCTGA
- a CDS encoding translation initiation factor IF-2, producing the protein MTKTEYENLLKRIEDKLGGTEKETSTRFELPVVDVMWEGQKTFLRNFSEFPKVLRRDPDKVLQYLSKEFAVPAERLGDKAMFIGRRAPDDFTRLFQIYVKDYLECSTCKSPDTKILKENRISFLICEACGAKSTLKGKYA; encoded by the coding sequence TTGACCAAAACAGAATATGAAAATCTGCTTAAACGCATTGAGGATAAACTTGGAGGTACTGAAAAGGAAACCTCTACTAGATTCGAGTTACCCGTAGTTGACGTAATGTGGGAAGGACAGAAAACCTTCTTGAGAAATTTTTCAGAATTCCCAAAGGTTTTACGTAGAGATCCAGATAAAGTTCTTCAATACCTATCAAAAGAATTTGCTGTGCCAGCTGAAAGACTTGGAGATAAGGCTATGTTTATTGGAAGACGTGCACCTGATGATTTTACTAGGTTATTTCAAATTTATGTTAAAGATTATCTTGAATGTTCTACATGTAAAAGTCCAGATACTAAAATTCTAAAAGAAAATCGAATTTCCTTTTTGATTTGTGAAGCATGTGGTGCAAAGTCTACTCTCAAAGGTAAATATGCGTAA
- a CDS encoding DUF424 domain-containing protein — protein MQFSVRVTDYQKNVMLNICDANLLGKNIVQDELNMHISESYYGEKFVEKEEAKSLLKNSSIINMVGKETISLCLQLGIGSEAGVKTISGVPFLIVFKM, from the coding sequence ATGCAATTTTCAGTAAGAGTTACTGATTATCAAAAAAATGTAATGCTCAATATTTGTGATGCTAATCTTTTAGGAAAAAATATTGTCCAAGATGAATTGAATATGCATATTAGTGAAAGCTATTATGGAGAAAAATTTGTTGAAAAAGAAGAAGCTAAATCTTTGTTAAAGAACTCCTCAATTATTAATATGGTTGGGAAAGAAACCATTTCCCTATGTTTGCAACTTGGAATTGGTTCTGAAGCTGGGGTTAAGACCATTTCTGGTGTTCCATTTCTAATTGTTTTTAAAATGTAA
- a CDS encoding serine protein kinase RIO: protein MTDSLSKKLESRLDDKLISKSKRKHLEDGFKKGKVINEVLDKPTVMTLYKMITDHIIAYVNGSVSAGKESVLFWAVDENDNNVALKIYLVSTSNFKKREPYILGDPRFSNLKKGTKNLVYLWAKKEFRNLIQCYDLGIPVPKPLYLVKNVLAMEFVGENGSPAKQLLNSEVNEDDYKQAISIIKDLYHKAQLVHGDYSEYNIFKTKNGLIVFDMGSAVDLRHPNSQEFLKRDIKNITKFFNKRGISVEDPDKLFEEITK, encoded by the coding sequence ATGACTGATAGTTTAAGTAAAAAACTTGAATCTAGATTAGATGATAAATTAATTTCAAAATCAAAGAGAAAGCATTTGGAAGATGGTTTCAAAAAAGGCAAAGTCATCAATGAAGTTTTAGATAAACCAACTGTTATGACACTATACAAAATGATTACTGATCATATTATTGCATATGTTAATGGTTCAGTTAGTGCTGGAAAAGAATCAGTACTCTTTTGGGCAGTTGATGAAAATGATAATAATGTTGCATTAAAAATTTATCTTGTAAGTACATCTAATTTTAAAAAACGTGAACCCTACATTCTTGGAGATCCTAGATTTTCTAATTTAAAAAAAGGAACAAAAAACCTTGTTTATTTATGGGCAAAAAAAGAATTTCGAAACTTAATTCAGTGTTATGATTTAGGAATTCCTGTTCCAAAACCATTGTATCTTGTTAAAAATGTGCTTGCAATGGAATTTGTTGGTGAAAATGGCTCTCCTGCAAAACAATTACTTAATTCTGAGGTTAATGAAGATGATTATAAGCAGGCAATCTCTATAATCAAAGATCTCTATCACAAAGCACAACTTGTACATGGTGATTACTCTGAGTATAACATTTTCAAAACTAAAAATGGCTTGATTGTTTTTGATATGGGTTCAGCAGTTGATCTTAGACATCCAAATTCACAGGAATTTCTTAAAAGAGATATTAAGAACATTACAAAATTCTTCAATAAAAGGGGAATATCTGTTGAAGATCCAGATAAATTATTTGAGGAGATAACTAAATGA
- a CDS encoding DUF5679 domain-containing protein — translation MVQAYCVKCRAKRDIKDPKETKLKNGRPAVKGTCPTCGTNVFRIGKME, via the coding sequence ATGGTTCAAGCATATTGCGTAAAATGCAGAGCAAAAAGGGATATCAAAGATCCCAAAGAAACTAAACTAAAGAATGGACGTCCTGCCGTAAAAGGTACATGTCCTACATGTGGAACTAATGTCTTCCGTATTGGCAAGATGGAATAG
- a CDS encoding DNA topoisomerase VI subunit B gives MSLIKEKFNQISPSEFFYSNRDLAGFSNPTRSLYTAVREFVENALDACDQKGILPDVHLTIKAVEPEKPDPKPYILTVKDNGPGVDSKHIPLAFGTVLYGSKFGLKQARGMFGLGATMAILYGQITTNKPVIVKSSVDGKLQDEFELLLDIQKNKPVIVKHTTKETSKHGLSVSICLEGDYSKAGNKIRDYVYETSLITPYASITFDDPKGEKFQHPRFVKDIPPAPTIIRPHPHGIDVERIRRMIVESQFEIPTIDDAMIEKVRKDLGLSKKNLSFTAIMEKARKKWKTLPRQVRVVIALMSFLKMDFEKLSKITIEDLDIPNKKLHYWDFGESQSKSIDMDPESQYYKQLTNTVQGEPLTTFLTKRFQRIGPTTANKFAEFSGFKPEKRMGTMSNQELVQLSDSLQKFEDFLAPDPSCLAPLGEAPLEKGIKKFFNPDFTAVVQRPASAYSGFPFIVEMGIAYGGDIKTGGPHVYRYANRIPLLYDEGSDVVLKVVNDTDWGRYKVKGDPPFIIVSHICSTRIPYKTAGKENVADRPEIERELRLALQFLSRKLAAYMSKRGQAEMAKKRANLYAKYIPLIAQFCTELAGKKKEPNYKKLIDEEMPVETSKTVKETKVENE, from the coding sequence ATGTCTTTGATTAAAGAAAAATTTAATCAAATTTCTCCTAGTGAGTTTTTTTATAGTAATCGTGATTTAGCGGGCTTTAGTAATCCAACTCGCTCACTTTATACAGCTGTTAGAGAATTTGTTGAAAATGCTTTAGATGCATGTGACCAAAAGGGAATTCTTCCTGATGTTCATTTGACAATCAAGGCTGTTGAGCCTGAAAAACCTGATCCTAAGCCCTATATTTTGACTGTAAAAGATAACGGTCCGGGTGTAGATTCAAAACATATTCCACTTGCATTTGGTACAGTTCTTTATGGTTCAAAATTTGGCTTAAAACAAGCAAGGGGAATGTTTGGACTTGGTGCAACTATGGCAATACTGTATGGCCAAATTACAACTAACAAACCTGTAATTGTTAAAAGTTCAGTTGATGGAAAACTCCAAGATGAGTTTGAATTATTGCTAGACATTCAAAAAAACAAACCTGTAATTGTAAAACATACTACAAAAGAGACTTCAAAACATGGTCTTTCAGTAAGTATTTGTTTAGAAGGAGATTACTCAAAAGCTGGAAATAAAATTCGTGATTACGTTTATGAAACTTCGTTAATTACTCCTTATGCATCAATTACATTTGATGATCCTAAAGGAGAAAAATTTCAACATCCGCGATTTGTTAAAGATATCCCACCAGCTCCTACAATAATTAGACCACATCCACATGGAATCGATGTTGAAAGAATCCGAAGAATGATTGTTGAATCCCAATTTGAAATACCAACAATTGATGATGCAATGATTGAAAAAGTTAGAAAGGATTTGGGTCTATCAAAAAAAAATCTAAGCTTTACTGCAATAATGGAAAAAGCAAGAAAAAAATGGAAAACTTTACCACGTCAAGTTCGAGTTGTTATTGCCTTGATGTCATTTCTTAAAATGGATTTTGAGAAATTAAGTAAAATCACAATAGAAGATTTAGATATTCCAAACAAAAAATTACATTACTGGGATTTTGGTGAGTCTCAATCAAAATCCATTGATATGGATCCTGAAAGTCAATACTATAAACAATTAACAAATACTGTTCAGGGTGAACCATTAACTACTTTCTTAACAAAAAGATTTCAACGAATTGGACCTACAACTGCAAATAAATTTGCAGAGTTTTCAGGATTTAAGCCAGAAAAAAGAATGGGCACAATGTCTAATCAGGAACTAGTTCAACTTAGTGATTCTTTGCAAAAATTTGAAGATTTTCTAGCACCTGATCCTAGTTGTCTTGCTCCATTGGGCGAAGCACCACTTGAAAAAGGCATTAAAAAATTCTTTAATCCTGATTTTACTGCTGTAGTCCAGCGTCCTGCCTCAGCATACTCAGGATTTCCATTTATTGTTGAAATGGGAATTGCCTATGGCGGAGACATCAAAACTGGAGGGCCTCATGTATACCGATATGCAAATAGAATCCCATTGTTATATGATGAGGGTAGTGATGTTGTTCTAAAAGTTGTAAATGATACTGATTGGGGTCGCTACAAAGTCAAAGGCGATCCTCCATTCATCATTGTATCTCATATTTGCTCAACTAGAATTCCATACAAAACTGCAGGAAAAGAAAATGTTGCTGACAGACCTGAAATTGAAAGAGAGCTTAGATTAGCATTACAATTCTTGTCAAGAAAATTAGCAGCATATATGTCAAAAAGAGGACAAGCTGAAATGGCAAAAAAACGAGCCAATTTGTATGCAAAATATATCCCGTTAATTGCACAATTTTGTACTGAGCTTGCAGGAAAAAAGAAAGAACCTAATTACAAGAAACTAATTGATGAAGAAATGCCAGTAGAAACTTCAAAAACTGTAAAGGAGACAAAAGTTGAAAACGAATAA
- a CDS encoding pre-rRNA-processing protein PNO1 — MSFEKLLRIPNDRIAVLIGKSGVVKSNIEKLCHVSLDVDGDTGEVLIKSQGDVEKIQPFKAMEIVTAIGRGFSPENALTLLKGENALHVIDLREFAGKSNANVERIKGRIIGEGGRARRNMENLSGTHISVYGKTVSIIGDASKLRLAVDAISSISSGSMHGAVYDKLETANRKAKQEKMKLWEDQDVFD; from the coding sequence ATGAGCTTTGAAAAACTACTTCGCATTCCAAATGATCGAATTGCTGTCTTAATTGGAAAATCAGGAGTAGTAAAATCTAACATTGAAAAGTTATGTCATGTTTCATTAGATGTTGATGGTGACACAGGTGAAGTCCTTATTAAATCTCAAGGTGATGTTGAAAAAATTCAACCATTCAAAGCTATGGAAATAGTTACAGCAATTGGTAGAGGATTTTCACCTGAAAATGCTTTGACTTTGTTGAAAGGAGAAAATGCGTTGCATGTAATAGATCTTAGAGAGTTTGCAGGAAAATCTAATGCAAATGTTGAAAGGATAAAAGGGAGAATTATTGGAGAAGGTGGGAGAGCAAGAAGAAATATGGAAAATCTAAGTGGTACTCATATCTCAGTTTATGGAAAAACTGTTTCAATTATTGGTGATGCTAGTAAATTACGTTTAGCAGTTGATGCAATTTCTTCAATATCAAGTGGAAGTATGCATGGTGCTGTTTATGATAAATTGGAAACTGCAAATAGAAAAGCTAAACAAGAAAAAATGAAATTATGGGAAGATCAAGATGTCTTTGATTAA
- a CDS encoding Hsp20/alpha crystallin family protein has translation MASYKGAYSNEQSLNFVIPIIVILFLGIIYIMTQRADSGFVSFILIGAAAITMFYWVRVLKKMTKDQKPSYTQSREQETKNWVYDLIKGEGEFVFVAEVPGPEDKISVRLIDGMLYIRGTAGFSKEVPIEGANNMQIFDFKYRNGVLTLRIK, from the coding sequence TTGGCAAGTTATAAGGGAGCATATTCAAATGAGCAATCACTTAATTTTGTTATTCCAATTATAGTGATATTATTTTTAGGAATCATCTACATTATGACTCAAAGAGCAGATTCTGGATTTGTCAGTTTTATCTTAATTGGAGCAGCAGCAATTACAATGTTTTATTGGGTTAGGGTTTTAAAGAAAATGACAAAGGATCAAAAACCATCATACACTCAATCAAGAGAACAAGAAACAAAGAATTGGGTTTATGACTTGATTAAAGGAGAGGGAGAGTTTGTATTTGTGGCCGAAGTTCCTGGACCCGAGGATAAAATTTCTGTAAGATTAATTGATGGTATGTTATACATTCGTGGTACTGCTGGATTTTCAAAAGAGGTTCCAATTGAAGGTGCAAATAATATGCAAATTTTTGATTTCAAATATAGAAATGGTGTTTTAACACTACGAATAAAATAA